The DNA region tcttcatctcttcttcttcatcagttacttttcatcttcttcataagttactcttcatcttcttcatcaattactattcttcttcttcaataactcttatctcttcttctttagttattCTTATTGTTTAGTTACTTCAATCACTTTTATCTcttctttttagtttttatatatttcttatttagttttcacaatttctttctcttctttttcttcttctttcttcaataTTCACATCTCATTAATTCacaattgataattaaatttattttaacttcttttatagttattgtttttgcttttatataatttcttatgtattaggagaaaattatttacttatgtttatatagatagagttgaataaataaaaattaatatattatatataataaaattaaatattaaggatataataactaatatgttatatataatattaaaaagataaaaaatatatattaatataatatatatataggctaCGTTTAGTATAAGGTATTAGATTGTATATATAGTACAAATATAGTACAATTGTATCTACATGAAATTAGAATAATTGTTTGGTTGGTTAATGAGTTTATATACAGTAatatttaggtataatttatGACTTGAAAGaggtataatataatatctattataatttgttaCAAAAATgtataacttatataaattttaatatccAGTCTTACCTTTTAccttttaattagttttataaaattattaaaattaaaatttatttattatattttaaaatataataataataaattataactaaatatttatttacatttaactgatttaattttataatttaaataataataaatacttaattacttatttttatttcattttgtaaattttatatatattttttttatctctataaataaaattatattataaaatatttaaatttgacaattttatatcttattaaatataataattatttttaaaaacaaataatgttaattaataataataatagtcatatctaaaattaatttataaaataaaattttattacattattaataaataatatttataattaattacataaattagtgatattattattattaattaatacaacttatatttatataatttatttttaaaactaatttataattataccatttaatttcaaatattattttgtataaaattattattattaatattttgttttatacatacaattaatatttttcaattatacaaatatttataataatccataaattttataaataattattaaatattaattaatttataaataagttttatttatataattatataaattaaattataaaaaattatatataaaataatgtaaaccatataataatatttttattttaaaaatatattttatatgataattagatattattatttttttttattaattttaataataatacaaactacatataagataaatattaaaaacaaattatataaatataagggcaaaataattttttacattttttattacttttttataccaccaaccaaacacaaaataataaatttatataatttatacttctaaccaaacacaaataatctatataatttatacattctaATACcctcttacaatttatacctccTTATAACttatactatataattattacCGCATACCAAACACTaccatataataaaaataaatactaaggatgtaataatgagtatattgtatataatattgaaaaagataaaaaaacacgttaatatattatatataataaaagtatataatatatacaatattaaaaaaatataaaaaaaaattattatatataattcaattttggtTCAAGCTTTCGAGTCAAGTCGAGCTTTTGggtaatatagtcgagtcgaacttgagctcaaatttataagctcgttcgatctcgagttcgagtcgagctaataaatactcaatcgagtcgaactcgagctcctACAAGCTTAagctcggctcggctcatttgcagccctacttTAAcccaataaagaaaaatattaattgtttaactCAATAGAAATTAATACATACTTTTTAAAACTAAGCATGTATAcctcccgtgcatttgcacgagtaataatattaaaaatcgtaaaaaaatattatggtaaaaatatgatagcatttttaattttatttataactgttttaagtttatgggcgagtcaactcacaatctgactcaagtatccatttactctcatattgCAGAACGatctttaaaacaattgatacagtttgattccTCAACTCATTTAGTTTTACCTCTAAAATCCACTTCTTCCCCATACTACAAGTGAAAGAGAAAATGTAAAAACTACTATTAAAGTAGCCAagacgagacttactatatccatatgaattatgtcccatatctctataaatatgacgtAATTCTTCaattattgctcactaataatagtgaaatctatagcgcaaagtcaaaagagaattatgactgattaaaaactattgatgaatcaccacgttcatcaaatttggtattgaatttaaaatataacgtattattagtctagttggttaaagggttatatttgttttgttaggttgcaagttcgaaccatacttataacatttttaatcgttttaagtttataggcgggtcaactctggtgttgaatttataatataaagtgttattagcctagttggttaaagggttgtacttattttgttatgttgcaagttcgaaccatacttatagtatgttttattttattttttaaccgttttaagtttatgggcaggtcaacattatatatatatatagattttcaaAACACAAATACTttcttatatgattttttttactatacattcattaaaaataagtcaataattttgaaattaaatttgtctaatattaataataatataattaatatttttgtagtCTAATAAGTTCAtgatattctattattattattattattattaatttagtagTTTATCATGACataatagttataaaatattactcATCATTGTCGGTTTAAGATTCGATTTTTGTCCCGTCTtgtttaaatattacttttacaACAATTGATCGGTTTGAACGGTTTTGATGGCATTGAACCGACATACCAAATCAATGGGATCATTTTCGTAAAAAAATCGTAATAATTCGATTTGGTTTGAACAGTTTCGGTTCGGTTTGATCGGTTTACCTACATCCTTACTGGTCATAGTTGTTACCTCAATCTAAATATCTTAACAACCGTAGTGTCGGatataacaaaataatgcaGAAAATACTTCATAACTTCAAAAGTAAGTCAAACCTCTTTGAAAACAAACTTGTTTCTCAAAATAGTAAATTTTTCTGGATTTAGACATAATAGGATCCCAAGAGctcttgaaaataaatttggtcACTAACAAAAGCCCGAGATATGTGGTGGGGGAGGACTCGatcccaaacaaaaatattccaCTGTTTGTTAATGAAACAATTTTGtttggagaaaaaaatattagacttACTCCAAATTAATCTTGAGAACCAAACAACAATGAGAGATatgtaacatatttttattgtagTCTCAAATTAGCTCCAagtgtatatttttatttgtctcTATTCTCTTTTGATTAatcacataaaaatatataattcttacaTAAATGAAATTAACAACTAAAAGttctataaaaacaaaaaatgataaataggGAGAACAATATGCATAAAATAGAAACTCAATCCAAGAATTATGCAATTATTTTAGAGTGACTTAATATGGGACGGACTATTTTTAGATCCGAAATAATGAGAGATGTTCATACTTGTTAATTGATTAAGTACATAATTCTCTAATGTTGGTTGTTCAAATCTGAAGTGTTATCTTGAATGTATAAGTTCattatttagtaataaaaattaatgataatcgATTTGCTGATGCAATTACAAACATTGCTAAAGAATTAGCTGATttgcttcttttttttttttttttttttttttgctaagaaTAGACGGTTTAATCGAATTTTTAATGTCTGCTCATAATTATCTCGTCATAGTTAACAATGGTAATTTAGTTTTGAACTTTGCATGAAATTTCATCAGTTTCCTCCATAGTCATTTCCTTAGCATTTAAAACTtggaatatatattttgatacaTGTCAAAATCAGACAATTGCATTAactttgattgatttttttttccactTATGGCACTGCACTAACTTTTCTCTTAATAATTATTGCATTGAATCCAagaaagttattatttatttattgttggAATTTATCTTTTCGATTATCTCTTTGTTGCTTGATTATTGCAACCTCGTATGCATTGGCGGAGCCAGGATTTTAAGTCTACCCGggctaaaattattttcacaaaaattaatAGATTGATATGGTCCCATTTTAATGTAAGTTTGTCTATCGTGATGATTTACAGGATGTCGCCACATAAAAATACGCAATCCAAGATCTCGTTCAAGAGTAGTTTCATCAAACTCAACTCTTTGAGATTTAGAAGGAGATTCTAAATTCTCATTAGAAATTACTGTATTTGGTTCGATTGACTCAGATAATGAAGGATTATCAATTTTTGgcttaaaaaaagataaaatattgttttttctctttctctctgaaTTTGACATTAAAAATTGTTGGATTTTAATATTCTCGACctgtaaatttattaaatactaagAAATTATCATTGAAACATGAATAGTATAAAAATGATACACATAGacacaaattattataaaattgaaattataccAACCTGGTAAAGgataaatttcaatataaaccGACAAAATGCATTCCTCCGTTTTGACCTAATGAGTAATAAgaaagaattcaaattttaaaatatgattgtGTCTATTATTGTTAGGGACATATTGTTTTGGTTAGGTTGaatagattttatatatatatatatatatatatatatatatatatatatatatatatatatatatatatatatatatatatatatatatatatatatatattttatatatatatagtttatcggtaattagatttaattataaataaataagtaagaGACTTTTAATTAgaaagtaataaattatatattattgtgtgaattatttatttaggaattaataaattaagatgttttttaattaggaataaatataattttgagcagtaattttttttttatattctcttaataaattaaatttagattaatttaGGTAGttataatagaataaaaatattatagaatatattagttagaattatatgttaaattaataaatatattatagaatatattagtgagataaaataaatataatataaaattagttgGTTGTGGTGGGCCTCTagctataatatataatttagtcaattatataactatataattttatattatataatattatatataatactaacGGATTAAATCCCTCCAGGCTGTAGCCCGGGTCAAACTGGGTGTGGCTCCGTCCCTGCCCGTATGGAGTAtcgttaatttattttgttctaaCCATTATATCAAAACATCTTTCAAGATAAGTCCCAATTAACATTATGGTAAGCTTGTACAGATTTAAACAAcactcaaatttattattacaaaGATAATGGATGGAGTTCTATTCCCATCATTTAATTATTCATGTCATGATggacttatttaatatataactcGAAGCGAGGATGATTAAATAATACATAATGAAAATACATTACAGCTAGCTAGAGCAAGAACTTGTCTAATGGAGATGACCCATCAAGCCCCTTCTGAAAACGAAATGAAACAAACTCTTTAACTGTGGCCTCCCTATAAATGGGAGGGTTGTCCTCGGATAATAACTCCTTAATCGGCCCAAACTTTTTGCCGTTAGTCTCTCCATAATGCTCTCGAAATAGTGTGGCTACAGAAATTCTCGGACCCATCTTTTGAGCCAAAACTCTGTGTGTCCTGCTCTTGAACTTATTATTTGTGACCAACTATATATAACATAAGAACACTacttaattattaatcatatttaattagaatattattagttattagaATCAATTAAATTTTAGCTTGCCTGTAGAAGATCTGCAATGTTAACAACAAGAGCTCCATGAATAGGCTGGACATCGTGCCATTCATCATCATAGAGAACTTGGAGTCCGCCAACTTTGTCTTGCATAACCATTGTGATGAAACCCGTGTCGGTGTGTGGTGCGGTGCCTATTGTTAGCTCAGGCTCGGGGCAGGCTGGATAGTAATGACCCAACAAGAAGAATCCTTTTCCGACACCAATATCACTCAAGTGGCTTCGATCCAACCCTAGAGCTTCTGATAGCAGTTCGAACAACGTGTCTCTAAATTTAATTGTGTGGCGGGTGTACTCCATTACAATGTCCCTGTGTGATTTATACCATTATAGAAAATATGCCATGTTTTAATTgtaaagttcaaatatatatttgtcaGTTTCTAAGGTGAAATTGTCATTTATAATACAAAACTAAtacaaaacatatttaaataaaatataagaatattttgttCCACCTAACCATACCAAATTTGGGTGTTGGTCGCCAATAGTTATACCTGCATATTGGAGGAAACTCTTCCGGATTAGGCGGATAGGGGGTCATGCGGCACCTTAGGGTATCCCTCCAATTGGCGGCCGGGGACGAGTGTAAGTCGAAGTTGCTGTTATATGCAAATCTCCTCGTCTCTTCCCTAACATACAATTGTTTCCTCTCCACGGGATCTTGTTCGTGGAATGCGCGCACACCCTCAACCATCTCGTCCATCACTTCAATCGGGATGCCATGGTTGATCACTTGGAAGAAACCATACACCTCTGATGCCTTCCCGATTTCCTCCACAATCTTCCCCCGCTTGGCCGGATCATGTTCCATGCCTTCAAGGTCTATGACCGGGAAAATGATAGGGGAGGTCAGGTTCCGTTGGAATTTTTTCGTGTCCTGGAGGAATATACGAGGAACTTTGGTGACCCCGGCCTCGACTAGGCCTTGGACACCGAGTTTGAGATTGTCAAAGGCTCTAACCTCGGCCTTATGGTCATAATCGCCAAGAGTTTGAGTACTCAAGCTCGACATGATCTTGGAATGAGGAGGAAACTTAGTAACCAtaggcttcaagtgatcaaacCGAAGTCTATGGGCTAATGAAAACTCTCGAGCACGAGTCATGTCTAGGGTACCCGTCACGCGAAAATGAACCGCCATGTTTCCTCTCTTTTCACTCAATAAGTGCAATGCAGAAAAATGATGGGAGGTGAGTAGAGACGAGTAAATGAGTTTCTCTATTTATATAGCCAAAACTATCAAGAcaagatcaaaataataattgattattgttattatacttgtttttaaataaaacgaatACGTGCTGCAATGTGAGTCActatttttcttgattttgttgtggttattttattaatatatgttgatTCGTGATTGGttttacaatttaatatataggAGGGTATGGAAATTTGATTATACAAAGTTGATATTCATAGATATATATCTGGTTGGTGGATTCTTCTTGAGgtattttattatctttgattgtttataaaatttacaaaatgttttaaattaaattaatgcaTAAAAATAGTAAAGGTGGTATTAACTTATTGAGTGAgtgtaaatttaatttaatattataaatatttaaaaaataattgttagaaaaatttagattaatataAAGAAATCTTATCTTTTGATTTAGTTAATTTCATGTATTCACctttagtatatataataaaatattaaacttcttgttttttaatacatttatattaagccactaaattttgtttgaataaaatgcTTAAATATTTCTTGTCTAATTATTCCAAAGTTACGTTTtaccaaataaatattaagtataaaatatcattttttattattaattaggtcggttattttttattatgtggGATAAAAAATTGGAATTTTTTATTACGTAGGATAAAAAATTGGAGttgaatcataattttatttactcgTATCGTATGCATATCTAAGTGAATACTAGGAAGATTCTCGCGTGATGCAtacgaataaaataaaaaaaaaataaatttaataaaaaaaataatattatatattaaatgtttaaaattcttaataaattacgaataatatattaaaataaaaaataaaatgctctcattccacattttattcactttggTAAAACgcacaacttattttctcacatatttttttctaagtgaatctaatcttgtgaccttacacttcattttggtcaataaaatatttgattcatattttttaatatttaacattgtgacatcacactttggttaataaaatatttgattcatatttttttaaccactttcaatttaTATCAGCCTATTATTCATCGACAAACCACAACCCAATTACACTTGGTTAAAgattgtaattgttttgttagattacaagttcgaaacatacatataacatttttaattttatttttaaccgtcttaaattatgggcgggtcaactcacaatccgactcaagtatccattactctcacatatatatccaaattaaccacaactctcgacccgacaatctgaacactttaaaaattaagcatcattatatatatatatatatataagttagttaaaaagtttaacttatattgttaaaatgtcccgcgttcattcaaattaaccacaactctcgatcaacaatccagacactttaaaaattaagcatcatattttatatatatatatatatatatatataaaaagttgaacttatattgttaaaatgtcccaagTTCattcaaatttagtgttgaatttaaaacatacatataacatttttaattttatttttaaccgttttaaattatgaatatatatgtaagagtaaatggatatatttgggtcagattctgggttgacccgcccataaatttaaaacggttaaaaataaaattaaaaaattctataggtatgtttcgaactcgcaacctaacaaaaacaactagctaggctaataacattttatattttaaattcaacactaaatttgattaacgcatgactttgtaaaaatatttttttattcgtGGGATCTCCCTAGTTTAAATAGGTTATCTTATTCTTTGCATAATTAAATTTTTGCACATGCTCTTTTTATACAAATATGTTGCATCTATACACTACTAATTGAGTATCGAGCACATTACTATTATTATGCCCTATCTACtccaaacaatatatatatatatatatatatatatatatattaaaataaaataaaatttattttaatagtgaaaattaaatctcctataagaaatttaatttataaattacatattattgttatttaatttaaaagtataaaagaaagggtatatatttataaattatatttttaatataatttaaaattaatataatgataaaaaattattctttcaattaatatagcaacataacatttttttacttactttttattcttattaatacTAATTGATccaatatcttttaattttgtattattaacatcagtatttaatattattaatttagattttttggGTAATTAATTAgttctaatttaatatatatatatatatatatatatatatatatataaacatttggagaatatattttaattagtttaatattattaatttttgtattaaaaaataacaatgtatataaataaatactagtattaattatttaattatattataataaatataaatttattaataattaaccatttgaataatatatacatattaaaattttaaaataaatataaaatatattaatttattatataaaaatcagttgcatataataatattaataaatagtataatttatatttaaaaaataaaaagtataaaaaatggGTAAAGTTCTGCAATAAAGTTATAATAAgttgtataaatttttaaatttttgtttaagaattggattattaaacacaatataaaatattgttggaGTTAGGCTTAGTTTGGATTGGAGttaggaaaataaataatgatggggatgattttgaggatacgagaatatttttgataaaattatttaaaggttattaatatataataataaaataataaataataatttaaaataaaaagtattttagtattttgaataataaattaaataatataattaatgagagtaagtaaaaaaatgtttgaacgACATGATCAATTGAATAAGGGCTTAGTTAAAATTTTGGTTTACTATATAATAAatctagattatttaaaaaaatgatttggtGTGTTAAatgaagtattttttttaataaaaaaactatattaatatataatgataaaactaaatttattttttaaaataaaaatatttttatattttatttatttattaaataatgtaattgaATAAGAGAAGAAAACTGATTTAGGTTTTgttcaaataaatcaaacataacttcatttttcttttctatcaTATCAAactattctttaattaaaatattttaaattattattaatttattatatattaatattttttaaattttttataaaaaaatatctcaatttaCTCAATATCTTCTCAAAGAGGAAGGGAActaatgaaaaagagaaaacgACGAAAAATtgactaaaaattaaaaaatgaaccGAAAGatagtgatttttttatttttttcgacAATCAAAATTCGTTGATGTCATTCTTTCTTTCAAATACTTTAtccctattattttttatgagaaAGGATTAAGGGAGAGAATGACATTGTGGCGGCACAATATGATTagctaaaaaatcaaaaaaaatctctctcttctctctttcccccacttttctcttttttctgtCAATGagtgatgtcaagtcattctctctcattttcTCCTTTAAATTACCTCCTTATcactttttatttcttattaaaataactcCAATTCATAGAAgacttatatttgattttaattaaagtttaaaaaaaataattaacccaacAAGCTCTTGGAATAGCAGCTGAgattagggatggcaatggggcggtttgGGGTggggaatgcaattaccatccccgccccattttaatttcggggattataattaaagtttaaaagaaatattgaacacccctactcTTATGGCGAAACATATAGGTGAGAGAACAATTTAGATTTTATTCCTGAAGA from Impatiens glandulifera chromosome 5, dImpGla2.1, whole genome shotgun sequence includes:
- the LOC124940290 gene encoding 1-aminocyclopropane-1-carboxylate oxidase homolog 1-like, producing MAVHFRVTGTLDMTRAREFSLAHRLRFDHLKPMVTKFPPHSKIMSSLSTQTLGDYDHKAEVRAFDNLKLGVQGLVEAGVTKVPRIFLQDTKKFQRNLTSPIIFPVIDLEGMEHDPAKRGKIVEEIGKASEVYGFFQVINHGIPIEVMDEMVEGVRAFHEQDPVERKQLYVREETRRFAYNSNFDLHSSPAANWRDTLRCRMTPYPPNPEEFPPICRDIVMEYTRHTIKFRDTLFELLSEALGLDRSHLSDIGVGKGFFLLGHYYPACPEPELTIGTAPHTDTGFITMVMQDKVGGLQVLYDDEWHDVQPIHGALVVNIADLLQLVTNNKFKSRTHRVLAQKMGPRISVATLFREHYGETNGKKFGPIKELLSEDNPPIYREATVKEFVSFRFQKGLDGSSPLDKFLL